One genomic window of Ruminococcus gauvreauii includes the following:
- a CDS encoding uroporphyrinogen decarboxylase family protein gives MTSKERVQATFAHTQPDKVAVDFGGMSCSMINAVVLKELRDYYGLEKRLPKINDMSTMTAFVEPDLQECMGVDVQQLYNYGDTYGHINTDWKEWSYRGEAVLIPGNAIVKEDGNGGYYVYPEGDDSVEPSGHLPANGFYFDNLTRTPEFDEDEADAADNTADYMEVSDAQIAYHKKVLEEVKGNNRAIQVGPCYSGLGDANNIPGPNLKHPKGIRDISEWYMAPLLYPEYVEEVFDRGTDIAIRNFKKYWDAFGSDIDVLFICGTDFGTQRGPFMDPEVFKEFYLPYYKKMNDWIHENTTWKTLKHSCGGIFPILPYLIESGFDAVNPVQCSAEGMDPQKLKDTYGKDIVFWGGGVDTQKVLPFGTPEEVREQVLERLDIFSKDGGYVCNTIHNIQANTPIPNIVAMVDAIKEFNGDK, from the coding sequence ATGACGTCAAAAGAGAGAGTACAGGCAACGTTTGCCCACACACAGCCAGATAAGGTGGCGGTTGATTTCGGAGGCATGAGCTGCTCCATGATCAATGCTGTCGTGCTGAAAGAGCTGAGGGACTATTACGGACTGGAAAAACGTCTGCCGAAGATCAATGACATGTCAACCATGACAGCATTTGTCGAGCCGGACCTGCAGGAATGCATGGGTGTGGACGTACAGCAGCTCTACAACTACGGTGATACATACGGACATATCAACACGGACTGGAAAGAATGGTCATACCGCGGAGAGGCCGTGCTGATCCCGGGCAATGCGATAGTGAAAGAGGACGGAAACGGCGGATACTATGTGTATCCGGAAGGCGATGACAGTGTGGAACCGAGCGGCCATCTGCCGGCGAACGGGTTTTATTTTGACAACCTGACACGTACTCCGGAGTTCGACGAGGACGAGGCTGACGCAGCTGACAATACGGCCGATTATATGGAAGTTTCCGACGCACAGATTGCATATCACAAGAAAGTGCTGGAGGAAGTGAAAGGCAATAACCGTGCGATCCAGGTGGGACCGTGCTACTCGGGACTCGGCGATGCCAACAACATCCCGGGACCGAACCTGAAACACCCGAAGGGGATCCGTGACATTTCTGAATGGTACATGGCTCCGCTTCTGTATCCGGAATATGTGGAGGAAGTATTTGACCGCGGAACAGATATTGCGATTAGGAACTTTAAAAAATACTGGGATGCATTTGGCTCCGACATCGATGTTCTCTTCATCTGCGGAACAGACTTCGGAACTCAGAGAGGACCGTTTATGGATCCGGAAGTGTTCAAAGAGTTCTATCTGCCTTACTATAAGAAGATGAATGACTGGATCCATGAGAATACCACATGGAAGACACTGAAACATTCCTGCGGAGGCATCTTCCCGATTCTTCCATATCTGATCGAGAGCGGATTTGACGCGGTAAATCCGGTGCAGTGTTCGGCGGAGGGGATGGACCCGCAGAAGCTGAAAGACACTTATGGAAAGGACATCGTATTCTGGGGCGGCGGAGTCGATACACAGAAGGTGCTGCCGTTCGGAACTCCGGAAGAAGTGCGCGAGCAGGTTCTGGAGAGACTGGATATCTTCTCAAAAGACGGCGGATATGTCTGCAATACGATTCACAATATCCAGGCGAACACACCGATCCCGAACATTGTTGCTATGGTTGATGCGATCAAAGAATTTAACGGTGACAAATAA